Genomic window (Primulina eburnea isolate SZY01 chromosome 8, ASM2296580v1, whole genome shotgun sequence):
CAATTCAGGATCACGGGGGAGAAACACAAACTGAGCATGATGAGATAATTGAGCCAATAGATGCTCAAGACAACTCTTCAACTCCACCTTCAGAAACAGAGATCAGAAGGTCCACCAGACAAAGAGTACCTTCTACGAGATACAACCCACATGAGTATGTGATGATCACTGATGACGGAGAACCAGAGAGTTTCAAAGAAGCTGTATCAAGTACACAAAAAGATAAGTGGATCGAAGCAATGAAAGAAGAGATGCAATCGCTTCATGAAAATCACACCTACAACTTAGTAAAGCTACCAAAAGGTAAGAAATCACTCAAAAATAAATGGGTTTACAGGTTGAAGACTGAAGAAAATAAATCACGGCTAAGGTACAAAGCGAGGTTAGTTGTGAAAGGTTTCAGCCAGAAGAAaggtgttgattttgatgaaatttTCTCACCAGTGGTGAAGATGTCCTCTATCAGAGTTGTTCTGGGACTTGCAGCTAGTATGGATCTGGAAATAGAACAACTCGATGTTAAGACTGCATTTCTTCATGGTGATCTAGATGAAGAAATATATATGGACCAACCTGAAGGATTCATAGTTAAAGGCAAAGAGGATATGGTGTGTCGACTAAACAAAAGTTTGTATGGgttgaaacaagctccaagacagtggtacaagaagtttgatACATTCATGATGAATCATGGGTACAGCAGAACCAATTCTGATCATTGTGTATTTGTTAAGAGATATGATCAGAATGATATCATCAtattattgttatatgttgatgatatgttGATCATTGGTCATGATCCAAGCAAGATAGAAAAGCTTAAGGGGGAGCTTAACAAGTCTTTTGCAATGAAAGACTTAGGATCAGCAAAACAGATTCTTGGAATGAAGATCTCTAGGGATATGGCCAATAAGAAACTATGGTTATCTCAAGAACAATACATTGAGAAAGTTCTTGAAAGATTCAAAATGGATAAAGCAAAGGCTGTTGGTACTCCACTTGCAGGTCATTTCAAATTAAGTTCCATTCAATGTCCCACaagtgaagaagaaaagaaagaaatggaGAGGGTTCCTTATGCTTCAGCAGTCGGCAGTTTGATGTATGCAATGGTATGTACGAGACCTGACATTGCTCACGCAGTTGGCATGGTAAGTCGATTTCTCTCTAATCCTGGCAAAGATCACTGGTCAGCAGTGAAATGGATATTCCGATATCTGAGAGGTACTTCTAAGTTTTGTTTGAGATTCGGAACTAGTCAAACTGTGTTAGAAGGTTATACTGATGCAGATATGGCTGGTGATGTTGATTCTAGAAAGTCCACATCCGGATACTTGATGACATTTGCAGGGGGAGCAGTATCATGGCAATCAAAACTTCAAAAGTGCGTGGCATTGTCTACAACAGAAGCCGAGTATATAGCCACAACTGAAGCATGTAAAGAACTACTATGGTTGAAGAAGTTTCTACAAGAGTTAGGTTTGAGACAAGACAAATTTACGCTCTACTGTGATAGTCAGAGTGCAATTCATCTGAGTAAGAACTCTAGTTTACACTCAAGGTCAAAGCATATCGATGTAAGGTATCATTGGATCCGGGATGCGTTGAACGAGAAATTGTTACATCTTGAGAAGATACATACCGATGATAATGGTTCCGATATGTTTACGAAGTCATTGTCCAAAGAAAAGCTGGAAAACTGTAGAAATATTGCAGGTCTGTTTGAATCTACAAAATGAAGcttgagggggagaattgttgacatttcaagcacattttttattcaaacaatttttttaaagtttGGTTCAAAGTTGGCTACCAAACTTTGAACACACATCCTCCATTCACACTTCACCAACCCCAAATtttttcctataaataccatGCATTTGCATCCATTCAATCAATCCCAAAAACATCCCAAAAGCACAAGCATTTGAGTGTTGTATAGCCTAGTCATTTAGATAAATTttagtatgctctgtggttgcggCAATGtccgatcttccacatcagagaGAATTTTCTATGTGATTAGAGTTGTGTTAGTTCCACTTTGAAAGTGAGATTGCGTGTGTTTCATCCAAGAATAATTATTCTTGAAGTTCTTGGTGTCCCCTAAGTTGTTCTAGGGAGAGTTGTTGTTATCTCCTATTGTTGTAGGAACGATTTGTACCCATTATTGATATAGTGGAGATTTCTTTTGTTGGACTTCGGTCTCGTGGTTTTTCCCTAAtttgggttttccacgtaaaaatCCTTGTGTCGTTTTCTTCATAATTATTATCATTGTTGATATCGTGGAAATACTTTGATCTGATATTATCGCTAAAGGGAAAAGATTCAACACTTCCGCTGTACGAAAAGTTATTTAATTTGGCTATCTTTCCCAACAGATATCAAGCCGGTTTCAATTAATGTCATGTTAAGTGTTTGTGTAATAAAAAGTTTTAGCCTGAATtgatttatatacatatatatacacaaaatataaataaaaatgtgaCACTAATATTTACAGTACCGTCGCTTGTCTGTCCTTGTTACTTTTTTGGTCAAAACTTTCCTTTTCTACACTGTTGGAGTGGAgagaagaaaattaaaaatcagTTCGCCTTTTTAAGCAAAAAAGGGTCCAACGATCCCAATTTTCCGAATAAATAAATGCAATTTAATCTGTAATTtagtgtgtgagtgtgtgtgtgtgtatatatatatatccaaaagtTAAAGGGATTGGACCAAACTCAGACGGCTCAGAACCAAATAAACCTGAATCTTGGTTATGGTGACCGGATAGAACATGGAGATCCTGACTATTCATGCTCTTTTTTCGTTTTCTGATATATTATTGTATGCTGTAGGATATTTCATGTTTTTTAATGTAATAAaatcaatttatatatatatatatatatatatatatatatatatatatatatatatataaaaattgattttattaCATTAAAAAACATGAAATATCCTACAGCATACAATATTTCCCTGCTTTATGGGTGCACTTTAAAATGTGATATATAATGAATTTAAATGGAATcttgatatatttatttgttgCTGTCAAGATTATCCCAATTTGCCTTATCCAACAAAGTGTCAAGTACCaagcactatatatatatatatatatatatatatatatatatatatatatatatataacacgcTCCAAAATTAAACAATATTCCAAGTATTACCTCAAATTGTCCATAATCACACATATAAAATTACACCACTAAATTAAGCCACACAAATCGAGTGCGCAACAATCGTTCAATTACCATATATATCTTATATGTACAACCTTCCCAACAAATATATAACAAATTCCTGGCATCAAAATTATATAACTACacgtaatttttttataatttatatgaTATCATTATCTCAAATTTAAGATGGGATCTCGAGTTCAAAATTTAACTTCAATAAACTTCTCCACgataaaaaagaaagaaagaaagattaattatgtgtgtatatatataataagtgATGATATTATGTTTTTCTTATCTATATATACAAAGCAATAGCCAAGAAGAATTGGAGTTCACTCATTTTCATGAATTTGGAATGATCCCATGCACACATAGGCTGGAATCTATTGGGAAGTCCTTTCTGTCTCTTTCCTTCTCCTTTCTCTCCTTTTAAGCCCCTCTCCTACTATTTTTCCTCATTCAAAAAACAGGGAACGTACACAAACAGCAGATCAAtttatacaatattttattcctgtttattaattaaatattcagGAGAAAAAGATTTAAACATGTCATCTGCTTCCAAGTTTCTGCTCCATTCGTTCTCCATCCACCGCCTTCTTTCTCCGGCGGCGCCCTGCCATGGGACACGCATCACCGCTATCTCCTCCGGTATGTTAATTACTAGGAGAGTTtggcttctttttttttttttctgtctTTTCCGTTGGCTTTTGCATCAATATATAACATACATAATATAACACGATATAAACTTAATTCTTTCATtataaaatgtgattgcttcaACTTTATACTTGATTCTCGCAGGAGTTTTTCCCTGTTGGAAACCAATTACTCCCAGTTCATCTCCCCAATGCAACGCGATTTCCGGGCAAAGAACTGGAGGTAGCCCGTAGCAGACAGATATGTCTGTAtatacacactcacacacacacacacacagagaaATAAATTTCGTGAgtgtttctttattttttatttatttaattgtggcATTTATAATCTGGTATATATTATGCTAAAATGCAGAACATATAGATGTGATTCAGAATGGTTTGGGAGGCATAAAGTGGCAAGCTATCGTGGATCATGACACAGAAAAAGATACACACCAGGTAACCATTAAATACCAAGAATTCCATTTTATTTAGTTGTCGCCAAAATACACCGATTCAGTCACTTCACAAAACATTCACTAGATTTTCCTGTCCAATCCCATGATTTTTTGTTTTCCTTTTCTTGCCATGTAACAAAATCCAATAGGAGACAAAATCCGACAAGATAAGGGACTTGGTGGAGACGATCGGATCAATGCTGACCTCCATGGACGACGGAGAAATAAGCGTATCCGCATATGACACCGCGTGGGTAGCGATGGTGGCGGATGTCGGCGGAAGCGGGAGGCCACAGTTCCCTTCGAGTTTGGAGTGGATAGCGAATAATCAGCTCTCCGACGGGTCGTGGGGCGACGCCACCGCCTTCTCCGCCCACGACCGGATAATCAACACATTAGCGTGTGTGGTTGCATTGAGATCATGGAACATGCACTCTGACAAAAGTGATAAAGGTTTTATATACAAATTTAtcgcatttaattaattaattaaattttgtttATATATCTAAAAAATGTGTCACGCTTTGTGTCTAATCATTATGTCAAATTAAACCTAATTTTATAATATCTAAACTATAAACCATTTTCTAAGCTACCcctttttaaaacataaaaaagaaacaaaatttaatatgttttgttggtgaaatttgattttttttatcatattataAAGTAATATTATAAAGTAAATTTAAATACAATTTAGTGGTGAACTTTATGTAtccataaaaataaaacataatgGAATGACAAAATAGATGATCTTACCTATCTTTTTAGGAGACAATATAAAGAAATATGTCGTATGGCCACCTGATGAGTTCTTACCTACTACGATGTTACATGTTAATTTGATAATGCATCCCCGCATCTTGTCTTGATTAATAaagaatttatatattttttaagaatTAAATTATAAGTATATTTTCGCAGGGATTTGTTATATACaagaaaatataataaaactTGGAGATGAAGATGAGGAGCACATGCCAATTGGGTTCGAAGTGGCGCTGCCGTCACTTATCGAAATTGCCAAAAAGTTGGGCATCGATATCCCTGATGATTCTCCAGGAATGAAAGAGATTAACGCCAGAAGAGAACTAAAGCTCACAAGGTATAATAATTACAATATCTATTTCGAAAAAGGGAACGAAACcaaaaaaatattcataaatACAACTTATCGACTTACTAAAATACTTAATCTTCAAAAAAGAAAATACATAATATATTGCTCTTAAAGACATTAATAAATTTCACATAAAATATTCTACATGGGAAAAAAATGATGTTATAAATTGGCCCTATACGTATTTGTTTGGTCATCGATCTAAATAGGAACAATTAAGTTTTAGTGTAATAATTTGACTTCTTCTACACATTTAGTCTTTTTGTCACGGGTATGTGACAAAGCGTCGTACATGCTTAATAAAGAACTAAAAGTACAAAAGAAACTAAAATCATTGCGTTAATAACTATATTTgttcaattaaaatattaaaatccaATAGATACCAACttatatattttgaatttttttttgttttgcaaACAAAATTTTTCGAAAGATGACCCGAGTGTTTGATTAAGATGGATATGAAAATATGGTTTGATTTGTTCAAATTTGTGATATACGTGTGTGTTGAGCATGCAGGATACCGAGGGACATACTACACAAAGTGCCCACAACATTGCTCCACAGCTTGGAAGGCATGGGTGGGCTTGATTGGGATAAGCTTTTAAAATTACAGTGTGCAGATGGCTCTTTTCTTTTCTCGCCATCCTCCTCCGCTTTTGCACTGCACCAGACTAAAGATCTCAAGTGCCTCAAATACTTAAATAACCAAGTTCGAAAATTCAATGGtggaggtatatatatatatattatatttttatattttagctAAATCTAAAATATACGTGGTGTTATCTTTTATGAATGATGCTTTTATATGTGATTTAGTTCCGAATGTGTATCCGGTGGACTTGTTCGAGCACCTTTGGGCAGTGGACAGGGTGCGAAGGCTTGGGATTTCCCGGTATTTTCAGCTGGAGATTGAGGAATGCGTCGATTATGTTCATAGGTATATATGTTGATCAagattttgataaatttttaataaGTGGTATTATTATTATGCGAGATAATTATGTAATAATACTGTGAAAATTCCAGACATTGGACAAATAAAGGGATTTGCTGGGCAAGAAACTCTGTGGTTCAGGACATTGATGACACAGCTATGGCATTTAGATTGCTGAGGTTGTACGGGTACGAGGTTTCTTCAGGTATAAGTCTttcacttattattattattttttttaaaaaaaaacttttgaaataatataaatcGAGAAAGGACAAAACACGGCAGGCACGCGGATTTAACCTGTTCTCAAATCAATTAATTCTAGTAAAAAATATCAATATTTCTTTTAATCATGTCCGATAATATCACCGTTTATTAATTAGCCTGTATGGCATGCAGACGTATTCGAACATTTTGAGGAAGGTGGGGAGTTCTTCTGCTTCGCCGGTCAGTCGACCCAAGCCGTGACAGGAATGTACAATTTGTACAGAGCTTCACAAGTTACATTCCCCCAAGAAAGCATACTTGCAAGAGCTAGGACATTCTCATCCAACTTCTTGCAAGAAAAACGAGCCAACAACGAGCTACTCGATAAGTGGATCATCACCAAAGACCTCCCGGGCGAGGTACATATTGTTGTTTTTACTACAAAAACACATACATTGAAAAAATTATATACAACTAAATATTTACTATATGCAACTAAACACAAGGTGGTAGGGAAGTAAATCACTTGCCACAA
Coding sequences:
- the LOC140838071 gene encoding ent-copalyl diphosphate synthase 1-like; this encodes MSSASKFLLHSFSIHRLLSPAAPCHGTRITAISSGVFPCWKPITPSSSPQCNAISGQRTGEHIDVIQNGLGGIKWQAIVDHDTEKDTHQETKSDKIRDLVETIGSMLTSMDDGEISVSAYDTAWVAMVADVGGSGRPQFPSSLEWIANNQLSDGSWGDATAFSAHDRIINTLACVVALRSWNMHSDKSDKGICYIQENIIKLGDEDEEHMPIGFEVALPSLIEIAKKLGIDIPDDSPGMKEINARRELKLTRIPRDILHKVPTTLLHSLEGMGGLDWDKLLKLQCADGSFLFSPSSSAFALHQTKDLKCLKYLNNQVRKFNGGVPNVYPVDLFEHLWAVDRVRRLGISRYFQLEIEECVDYVHRHWTNKGICWARNSVVQDIDDTAMAFRLLRLYGYEVSSDVFEHFEEGGEFFCFAGQSTQAVTGMYNLYRASQVTFPQESILARARTFSSNFLQEKRANNELLDKWIITKDLPGEVGYALDVPWYASLPRVETRFYLEQYGGEDDVWIGKTLYRMSKVNNNTYLDLGRLDYNNCQALHQQEWKSIKKWYRDCSLGEFGLSERSLILSYFIAAASIFEPENSVVRLAWAKTALLMETTVSHFNGQRLSEDQKRAFIDEFEYACGLKYVIGGRYKKGTSLVGTLLRTLNQLSLDTLLACGRDIHQQLYHAWQKWLRTLEEGGYTGIGDAELLVRTLNLSGGGGGRGSSGWISEELLMSHPKYKNLLEITSRVCRRLRSFQSRKDANGCVTDMGGITTDEIELDMQELVQSVLTKTSEDLDSDTKHNFLAIARSYYYAAYCNPGTINFHIAKVLFEGVM